One genomic segment of Helianthus annuus cultivar XRQ/B chromosome 14, HanXRQr2.0-SUNRISE, whole genome shotgun sequence includes these proteins:
- the LOC110906575 gene encoding uncharacterized protein LOC110906575 yields MRQNNSQKDAKAFVATNDTSPKKYDGTLPKCERCKYHHLGDCRVVKCDKCGKNGHRTESCWGTGNNTGSGSGNGNKNGNGNGRGQGCFGCGSKDHFKKDCPKENPAQGRAFVIGAKDARQDPNVVTGTFLINNHFASILFDTGADFSFISMDFKNILGIKTSKLDVPYSIELANGKLVESGEVAKGCSLELGERTFIIDLLPVELGSFDVVVGMDWLSNNRAEVVCHEKIIRLPLPNEETLVIHGEKRDTPMRIINCMKAHKCLRKGGIAFLAHVVDKKAEGLQLKDIPVIRDFPEVFPDDLPGLPPIRQVEFHIDLVPGAAPVWDAYLCNGIKLSCMHPDS; encoded by the exons atgcGACAGAATAACTCGCAAAAGGATGCAAAGGCGTTTGTAGCCACAAACGACACTAGTCCTAAGAAGTACGATGGTACTTTACCCAAGTGTGAGCGATGCAAATATCATCACTTGGGCGATTGTCGGGTTGTCAAGTGTGATAAGTGTGGCAAGAATGGCCACCGTACTGAATCGTGTTGGGGAACGGGAAATAATACTGGATCGGGAAGTGGAAATGGTAACAAGAATGGGAATGGAAATGGGCGTGGTCAAGGATGCTTTGGATGCGGAAGCAAGGATCACTTCAAGAAAGACTGTCCTAAAGAAAACCCAGCTCAGGGTAGGGCATTTGTGATCGGAGCAAAGGATGCGCGCCaagaccctaatgtggtcactggtacgttcctcaTCAACAATCATTtcgcatccatattatttgataccggtgccgatTTTAGTTTTATTTCTATGGACTTTAAAAATATTCTGGGCATAAAAACAAGTAAGTTAGATGTGCCTTACTCAATAGAATTGGCAAACGGTAAACTAGTCGAGTCCGGGGAAGTAGCTAAGGGATGTTCCTTGGAACTTGGCGAACGAACATTCATTATCGATCTCTTACCCGTGgagttgggtagtttcgacgtagtggttggcatggattggctatccaatAACCGAGCCGAAGTCGTGTGCCATGAGAAGATCATACGCCTACCACTACCAAACGAAGAGACACTTGTTatacatggagagaagcgtgacaCACCGATGCGGATTATCAATTGTATGAAGGCACATAAGTGCTTACGGAAGGGTGGCATTGCATTCCTTGCGCATGTTGTCGACAAGAAGGCCGAGGGGCTGCAGCTGAAAGACATTCCTGTGATAAGAGACtttcctgaagtctttcctgacGACTTGCCGGGACTACCACCAattcgacaagtcgagtttcacatCGACTTAGTACCGGGAGCAGCACCT GTTTGGGATGCGTACTTATGCAACGGAATAAAGTTATCGTGTATGCATCCCGACAGCTaa